One part of the Lotus japonicus ecotype B-129 chromosome 2, LjGifu_v1.2 genome encodes these proteins:
- the LOC130737233 gene encoding serine/threonine/tyrosine-protein kinase HT1-like — protein MAPENTQLPATMLMARLFHLSNTLPNDGDDRRDDGFNFEIAPSLQVDHDKLTIGEVIGAGNDSIVHKGLYEDCPVAVKIMLPEKTENASPERKKRFQKEVYLMSKIQHKNIVKFIGASVEPSMMMITELVEGGSLQKNLRSMYPTTMDLEQSLGFALDISQAMEYLHENGIIHRDLKPGNLLLTGDKMHLKLADFGIARDDACDEMTSEAGTYRYMAPELLSKDPLPKGAKIRYDQKVDVYSFAIVLWSLITNQIPFKGLHNMAAAFATVNNVRPSVEELPQYVVPLLQSCWAEDPKLRPKFKEITQKLWELRDECVLLKRETRLARLAEIEMEVDKYNESNNVGAGDKEEDSDSSSSEEEEEHQSVGSWVEHISKHDGDHGTVTVKPATEGGLQAQSTPSPDSDSDSDSGDGKPKKKSRLKRFFNCFLSCFTMPAASKKKHGGDD, from the exons ATGGCACCTGAAAATACCCAGCTCCCAGCCACTATGCTAATGGCCCGCCTCTTCCATCTGTCAAATACTTTGCCAAACGATGGTGATGATCGGAGAGATGATggttttaattttgaaattgcTCCTAGCTTGCAAGTTGACCATGATAAGCTAACCATCGGAGAAGTGATAGGAGCAGGCAATGACTCTATTGTACACAAAGGATT GTATGAGGACTGCCCTGTTGCCGTAAAGATCATGCTTCCAGAAAAGACAGAGAATGCTTCACCTGAACGTAAGAAAAGATTTCAGAAGGAAGTTTACTTGATGTCTAAGATTCAACATAAAAATATTGTCAAG TTTATTGGTGCCTCTGTTGAACCATCAATGATGATGATAACAGAGCTTGTGGAAGGTGGTTCCCTGCAGAAAAACTTGAGGAGCATGTACCCAACGACTATGGATTTGGAACAATCTTTAGGTTTTGCTCTCGACATTTCTCAAGCCATGGAGTATCTGCATGAAAATGGCATCATTCACCGTGATCTCAAGCCTG GAAATTTGCTGCTTACAGGAGACAAGATGCATCTTAAACTTGCTGATTTTGGGATAGCTAGAGATGATGCATGTGATGAGATGACTTCTGAGGCTGGTACTTACCGATATATGGCTCCTGAG TTATTGAGCAAAGATCCACTTCCAAAAGGAGCAAAGATACGGTATGATCAAAAGGTAGATGTGTACAGCTTCGCCATTGTTCTGTGGTCCTTGATCACAAACCAAATTCCATTTAAGGGGTTGCATAACATGGCTGCAGCATTTGCCACAGTAAAT AATGTGAGGCCAAGTGTGGAGGAGTTACCACAATATGTAGTTCCCCTGTTGCAGTCTTGTTGGGCAGAGGATCCAAAACTCCGACCAAAATTCAAGGAGATAACTCAAAAGCTTTGGGAGCTTCGGGATGAGTGTGTGCTGTTAAAAAGAGAGACTAGACTTGCCCGCTTAGCTGAGATTGAAATGGAAGTTGATAAATATAATGAAAGCAACAATGTTGGTGCTGGTGATAAGGAAGAAGACAGTGACAGCTcaagttcagaggaagaggaagagcacCAGAGTGTAGGCTCTTGGGTGGAACACATTTCCAAACATGATGGTGATCATGGCACTGTGACTGTGAAACCCGCCACTGAGGGCGGGCTCCAGGCTCAGAGCACCCCCTCCCCTgattctgactctgattctgattcaggGGATGGCAAGCCCAAAAAGAAAAGCAGGCTCAAGAGGTTCTTTAACTGTTTCCTCAGTTGCTTTACCATGCCTGCTGCAAGCAAGAAGAAGCATGGTGGTGATGACTGA
- the LOC130740749 gene encoding homeobox-leucine zipper protein ATHB-40 gives MNHRPIHQEQMMLMSQLYPAATYNQIISQQQGEKKQPRRRRNKKNRGGENGSAEANKKRKLSEEQVNLLEQNFGHEHKLESERKDKLAAELCLDPRQVAVWFQNRRARWKNKKLEEEYSNLKKSHDATTLEKCHLESEVFKLKQQLSEAESEIQRLRMEGADKVLSSNSCSSSQSHSMEAVEPPFLGEFVVDGYDDDVFYVSPEAQLINAYNEWINHFM, from the exons ATGAATCATCGACCCATTCATCAAGAGCAAATGATGCTTATGTCTCAATTATACCCTGCCGCTACATACAATCAAATCATTTCTCAGCAGCAAG GGGAGAAGAAGCAGCCGCGACGACGCCGTAACAAGAAGAACAGAGGAGGAGAAAATGGAAGCGCTGAAGCCAACAAAAAGAGGAAACTCAGCGAGGAACAAGTGAATCTACTGGAGCAAAATTTTGGTCACGAGCACAAGCTCGAGTCAGAGAGGAAGGACAAGCTGGCAGCGGAGCTCTGTTTGGATCCAAGACAAGTAGCGGTTTGGTTCCAAAACAGAAGAGCAAGGTGGAAGAACAAGAAATTGGAGGAAGAGTACTCCAATCTCAAGAAATCACACGATGCCACCACCTTGGAGAAATGTCACCTGGAGAGTGAG GTGTTCAAGCTGAAACAACAACTATCTGAGGCGGAGAGTGAGATTCAACGACTGCGGATGGAGGGGGCTGATAAAGTTCTTTCGAGCAACAGCTGCAGTTCCTCACAGTCACATTCAATGGAAGCGGTGGAGCCGCCATTTCTGGGAGAGTTTGTGGTTGATGGCTATGATGATGATGTGTTCTATGTGTCACCAGAGGCACAATTAATCAATGCTTATAATGAATGGATTAATCATTTCATGTAG
- the LOC130737234 gene encoding uncharacterized protein LOC130737234: MASDGREMDDIESNFFKEVWCKSVPSKVAATGWKIGLQRMPIMENLIKRGLVIHSNNSGQCVFCRDQVETSSHLFFSCKIVYGLWMNCYNWMGIQGVLPKEDMLHFLQHAIPWKGKKVNGWWKTVWFATIWSIWLCRNAVIFNSGIIDIEELCSLIKWRAWTWLRARVPSFKVSHYEWDKDPIYCLTMGAAA, from the coding sequence ATGGCATCAGATGGAAGAGAAATGGATGATATTGAATCAAACTTTTTTAAAGAGGTCTGGTGTAAATCTGTACCCTCAAAGGTAGCTGCTACGGGTTGGAAGATAGGACTCCAAAGGATGCCAATAATGGAGAACTTGATCAAGAGAGGTTTGGTGATTCATAGTAACAACTCTGGTCAGTGCGTCTTCTGTAGAGATCAAGTGGAAACATCTTCCCACCTGTTCTTCTCATGCAAGATAGTTTATGGTCTTTGGATGAATTGTTATAACTGGATGGGAATTCAAGGTGTGTTACCGAAGGAAGACATGCTCCATTTTCTTCAGCATGCGATTCCTTGGAAAGGGAAAAAAGTGAACGGATGGTGGAAAACTGTATGGTTTGCAACTATTTGGAGTATATGGCTATGTAGGAATGCTGTCATCTTCAACTCAGGGATCATTGATATTGAGGAATTATGCAGCTTGATAAAATGGAGGGCATGGACTTGGCTTAGAGCGAGAGTTCCTTCTTTTAAAGTATCTCATTATGAGTGGGACAAGGATCCAATCTATTGTTTGACCATGGGAGCTGCTGCGTGA